The stretch of DNA GATGCGAGTTATATACTTGTTTTCAAGCCCAAGCATCTCAAGATTCATACCAGCTACACCAAGTGGAGTCTTTAGCTCATGCATGGCGTCGTTAAAGAAGTTATTCATATATTTTTGAAACTCTTTATAAGGCTTAACGCTGCTTAGATATAAGAAATATACGATAAAAAGCACCGCTACAAGGATGACAAGGAGCATAAGTGCCGCTAGAAATATACTTTTTTCATTATCAAGCTCTTTTTCAACGACAATGTAATAAGGCGTTTTATCCTTTATAAAAAAGCTTTTATAAAACAAGCAGCCATTTTCTTCAAGTGTTACAAATTTAAAGTTGCTTGGCTGCCTGGAGAGATTTGAAATAATTGGATTAAAATTTACATCATAGATCGCAAATTTATAATTTAAAGAAGGAGTTATATTTTCATTTTTTAAAAACGAATTTTTGATAATAGTTTCATGCTTCATCGCACCAAAAAGAGCTTTTGAAGTGCTATTTTTTTGACTTAAATTTAAGATCACAAAGCTTTGAAAACAAAAAAGCGACATTATCACAAATGTCGCTATGATCTGAACCTTAAAGCTCTTGTGCATCTATCTTATAGCCTATACGCCTCTTTGAAGTGATAAAGTCACTAGTTGTTTTGTTTCTTATCTTTAAAACGTGCATTCTAATATCAGCGCCTTCTATTTCTTTGTCATTCCAGACAAGATCTCTTAGTTCTTCCATGCTGACGTAAGAATTTAGATGTGAAACTAGACACTCAACAAGTGCGACTTCTTTTGCACTAAGATCGACCATTTTGCCGTTTTTAAATAGCGCACGCTTGTTTAGATTAAAGCTAAACTCGTCATTGATCTTTACTATGTTCTTATCATCAGTACCATAGTATTTTCTCATAAGCTCAGTTACTCTAAATTTAAGCTCAGCAAGCTCAAATGGCTTTTTTAGGTATTCATTACAGCCAAGCTCATAGCCAATAGCCATATCGCCTATATCAACTAAAGATGTTGTTATCATGATAGGAGCGTTTGGATTTAAACTCCTTATGTACTTGATAACTTCATGTCCATTTACACCAGGGACTTTTATATCAAGTATAAAAAGATGATAGAAATTTTTCTCTATCAGATCACACGCCTCTTGGCCATCGCTCACCGCTGTAACTTCATAACCAAGCGTCTGTAAAAACTCACAGACGCTCTCTTGAAACCCTAAATCATCTTCTAAAAGTAAAATTTTCAAATCTCTCTCCTAAAAAATAAGTTTTATTAAGATTTAGCCCTATTGTAATATTTAATAGGTAAATTCAAAATTAAAATTATTTTTTAAGCATTAAATAAAAATTTGCCCTGCATAGACAATGTAATACCTTAGCAAAAAGACGCCACATATTACGAATAATGCGTTGATCACGGCAAATTCGCGTTTAAAATCATGCATCTTTAAAACGCTTAAGTCTAAAATGATAGGCAAAGCCATACCAAAACCAATAACGCCAATATAAAACATTAGCCCAAGAGAATTTGCGCTAAGCGCGTTTGCTACGCTCTCCGCACCACTTGTGCTTGCACTTTTTACAACCATAAACAGAGCAACTATGAGCAAAAACTCGGCAATAATCGCAAAAAAATCAAATTTTAATAAATAGTGTGCAATATCGTTTTGTCTTTTTGCCTTATCTTTTAGCACGCCAACAAGTAGCGTAAATGCACCAGCACAACTCAAGCCTGATACTAAAAATAATACCGGCAAGACCGATGTATTCCAAAGTGCGATCTTGTGAGCTGCACTTAGCAAAAAACCTGTATATGCACCAACGCCAATGCCTAGGATAAAAAGCAAAATTTCAAGTAGGTTTGAAAGCTTGCTAGCAAAATTTGCAACCACGTCAAAAAGAGAAATTTTAAGCATTGCAATCTCGTTTTTAAATGCACCAAGCGCGTATATAACGCTAAGAGGCGTATAGACTAGAAGCAGTGCAACGCCTATTGACATGACCGAGTCGAAGTTGTAAAGCAAAAGTATCCAGTAAAAGCTAAGCGGCTTGCCAAGATCAAGCACCAAAAGAGCAAGTCCAAGGACGATCGCCACTGGAGCGATAAGAGCAGCTGCTTTAAAGTAATAATTCTCTTTGCCATATTTTTTTGAAATAAGCACAGCAACGATGCTAGCACCCGCACTAAGTCCTGCTAAAAATAGATAAACGGCTATCGGCCAACCCCAGTAAATTTCAGAGTATTGAGCTAGGCTTCCTGACATGTTATTCATGGTGTGCTCCTTTTGTATTTGCGATCATCGCAAGTGAAGGTTTTGTATTTAGCTCCGCTTTTGGCAAGTAGTATTTACTCTCTTTTAATTTCTTTGAAATTTTAGAATTTTCATCATTTACATCGCCAAAAGTTAGGGCATTTGTAGGGCAGACGCTAACGCAAGCTGGCTCTTTGCCCTCTTCTAGCCTACTCTCATAGCAAAATGTGCATTTGCCTATCTCGCCATTTGGTAAGACGTAGCGAGCGTCGTATGGACAGGCTAGGATGCAGTATTTGCAACTAACACAAATTCTATGATCAAGCAGCGTAACGCCGTCAGCTGTTTTAAAGCTAGCGCCAGTTGGGCAAACCTCAACACAAGGTGCATCTTCGCACATAACGCAACTTTGACGTAAAAAGTCAGTCTTTAAATTTGGAAATGTCCCACTCATCTTCGCATGCACCTGCAAGCGGTAAAGCCCCCTCGGCACGTTGTTTGCACTTCTGCAAGCTACCGAGCAGCCTTGACAGCCGATGCATAAATTTTCATCATGTATCATCATATATTTTTTCATTTTCTATCCTTACGCTTTACTTATACTAACGCCAACATTTGTAACCATAGTCGCAGCCACTGGGCCTTCAGCTGGATTAAGAAGCACACTTGTGTTAAGCCCCACGTGATCTATGCTCTTAAGAGCTGGGGTGATGTGTCCAAAGCCGTGATAGATAAAGAGTGTATCTTCTCTAATGCCCTCAGTTACCATAAGCTTGCCCTTTTGCTCGCCAAATTTATTTTTCACCACGACCATGTCGCCATCACGTAAATTTTTACGTTTAGCTGTTTTTGGATTTATCCAGATAGGGCTATCACTCATAAGATCATGAAGCGACGGCACCGCCTGAGTATGTCCATTGGTATGAATAGGCGTTTTGCCACAAGTTAGACAAAGATCATGCCCATCAAACGTGTCCATATCTTTATCATTTAGCGCGCCATATCCTGCAAACTGCGCTTCGACATCAGGCAAAAATAGCTCTATCTTGCCGCTTTTTGTTTTAAGCTTAGCCATATCGTCCATTAGTCCATTTTCACCTACAAATTTAGATGCGACTGGATATTTAGCGATAAATTTCTCAATCATGCCTTTTTCTCTAAACAAAATTCCCGGCTCATCCCACGTAATAAAGCCATCTTTTTCCAGCGCAGCAAGTAAATTTACATCTCCACCAGCTTGCTGCATCCTAAACTCACGTATGTCGTTCCAAGTGTAAAGCTCATCTATCTTCATGCGGCGTGCTAGCTCTCTAAAGATAAACGCTCCATCTTTTGTGTCGCCAACTGGATCAATAACCTTATTTCTTATCATATAAGCTGGCTTTAGACCTGACTTATCCTCTATGCCCTCGTCGCGCTCAAGGTAGCTGCTCTCAGGCAAGATGACATCGGCAAAGGTCGCCATATCGTTTAGATAGATATCGCTTACTACGATGAGATCAAGCTTCTTCATCGCTTCTATGCTCTTCATCGTTTCAGCCACGTTTATGAGGTGGTTAAAGCGGATGTTAAACCAACCTTTTATGGCGTATGGTTTCTCGTTTAAGATAGCGTTATCTATATCCATCAAAACGCCGTGTTTTCTGCTTACAAATTTATGCGCTCCAGCCTCGCCAGCGAAGTCTAGTCTAGTGACTTTTGGCACTTTAAATTTATCATCTGGGTTTTTAAGGACTGGAAATTTATCCTCACCAACTAGCTTGTTAAAGGTTTTTGCATTTTTGCCACCAAAAAGACCGCCTTTGACCTCCCAGTTGCCCATCATCGCATTTGCCACCATGATGGCTTTTGTTCTCATATATTCAGCTCTTGTGGTAGTTGTCTTGTGACCAAAGTCTATGATGACTCTTGGAGCAGCTTTGTAAATTTCATCAGCGATGCGTCTAACATCACTTGCTTTTATGCCAGTGATTGCCTCTTGCCACTCAGGCGTTTTGCCCTCGACGCTCTTTACGATCTCATCAAAGCCGGTTGTAAATTTCTCAATAAATTCTTTATCGTAAGTACCATTTTGTATCCAACTGTTGATAAGTGCTAGAACAAAAGCGAGATCGGTGCCAGGTTTAACTGGTAGCCACTCATCAGCCTTTGAAGCTACAACGCTAAATCTTGGTTCAAGCACGAGCAACTTTGTATCTTTGCTGGCTGCAAATTTAGCAAGCTTTTTTGCATCAGCTATAACGATACCCTCAAAGAGGTTGTGCCCCAAAATTTACAACATATTTTGCATTTGCAAAGTCCCTTTTTAGTTTAGCTATGCCATACATCTGCTCACAGACCATTTGGTAGGTGATCGGGCAGCATGAAAAGTGGGAAAAGCAGTTTGGCGAGCCGTAAGCTGAGGCAAAATTTACCATCAGCTTATGCGTTTGCGAGCTTTTACAGGTAAATACAAAGCTTTCAGGGCCATACTTTTGCTTGATATCAAGCATCTTTGAAGCGACATAGTCAAGCGCCTCGTCCCAGCTAACCTCACGCCACTTGTTCTCACCTCTTTCACCAGCTCTAATTAACGGCTTTTTGATCCTATTTTCATCATAAAGCTGACTAAGGCCTGAGCCGCCTCTTGCACAAAGAGAGGTTGCCGTGCCGCCAGCTTTTGGATTGCCACTTAAGAAGCGAACTTTGCCATCAACGACTTTTGCTTCGATAGGACACCTTGAAGAGCACATCTCACAAAAGCTATGAACGTGCTTTTCACCTCCATTTGTAGCACCTTGCAAAACACCACCTGATAGAGATGATGCAGCTGCGCTAACTCCTGCACTGAATTTTAAAAATTCTCGTCTATTTAAGCTCATCTTTCTCCCTTTAAAGATATTTGCCTTTAGTTATTCTAGTATTTAAAGTTGAAAATAAAATTAAATTTTACTTAATATTTATATTTAGATTTTTAGTTTTAAAAAATGAGCATTCTAATATCAAAATGAATAAAATTCTAAAAATGATAGATTTAATTAATATAATTTTTAACGCGATCTTATAAAAATTTTGAATATAAAATTTTGATTAAGGATTTTGAATAGAAATTAAAAATTTTAAAGGGATTTAAAAAGCCGAGAGAGATCTCGGCTTAAGTTTGATTTAAAATACTTATAAAAGTATCGGAGCTATCAAAAATCCAAGTGCGACAGAAAAAGCAATAGCTAAAACACCTGGAATAAAAAATGAGTGGTTAAATATATATTTACCTATCCTAGTTGTTCCAGTATCATCCATTTGAACGGCTCCAAGAAGTGTCGGATATGTTGGCAACACAAACAATGCTGAAACTGCAGCAAATGATGCAACCAAAATATATGCATCGCCGTTATTTGCAGCAGTTAAACCAAGTGCGGCTATAACTGTAGGAATAAGTGCCTTTGCGGTAGCAGCTTGAGAATAAAGAAGCATACTAGCAAAAAATAGCGCAACAGCTAGCATAAATGGATAGTCTTTAACAAAATCACCTGCAAAATTTTTGATCGCATCGGTGTGATTTACCACAAAAGTATCTCCAAGCCACGCTACACCTAGCACGCAGACGCACGCGGTCATACCGCTTTTAAATGTAGCTGTATTAAATAGCTTATCGACTTTAACGCCACAAGTTAGTGTGATTAAAGTAGCGATAACTAGCATAAAGCTCATAATAGCGTTATCTCTAGTTAATACCAACACCTTTGTAGGCTTATCTGGATCTTCTACATATTTTACATTAGTAGTTGAGTCAGTTTTGACTTTTATATCTTTTGCGACAAGTTCATTAAATTTATCTGGACTTTTGGTCTCATAAATTTTTTCATAGCCTGTTACATAGCTTGGTTTTATCCAGCCTACGTTTTTACTAATAGCAGTAGCATATAAAACGACAGAGATAACACCAACTAGGAATATTAAAACAGATAGTTTAGCTCCTTTTGGAAGCTCTTTTTTCTCTTCGATTTTAACATCTTTGATTAGCCCTTCTTTAAGTCTTCTTTGATACTCTTTATCGCTACTTAGATCAAGGTTATAAAATATATTTATAACAAGAGCTGTTAGCATACAACCAATAAAAGTTGTAGGTATCCAGATAGCTAATAGTAATGGATAGCTGATGCCAAGTCCACCCAAAGCATGCTCACCAGCCATAAATACAACCGCTGCTGAAACTGGGCTTGCAGTAATGGCTATCTGACTAGCAACAACAGCTATACTAAGAGGCGCGCTAGGCTTAATATTTTGCGTCTTTGCAACTTCAGTAATAACTGGAATCATAGAAAATGCTGTGTGTCCAGTACCAGCAAATACAGTTAGCAAGTAAGTGACAACTGGGGCTAAGAAATTTATGTATTTTGGATGTTTTCTTAGTATCCCTTCGGCTATTTGCACTAAATAATCAAGACCACCAGCTACTTGCATCGCTGTAATAGCAGCTATAACGGACATGATGATTAAAATAACATCCCAAGGTATACTACCTGCTTTTAATCCAAGTCCTAAAGTTAAAACTACGACGCCAATGCCACCAGCATAACCAATGGCCATACCGCCTAGTCTAACACCCAAGAATATCGCACCAAAGAGTACGATCAACTGTAATATCAATGAAATATCCATTGAAAACTCCTCTATTAAATTTTATAACTAAAATTTTTACTTAAGCGTGTCAGAATTTTGACACGCTTTTAATAATACTTTGCTTAAATTTTTACCTAACCATGCTTGGATTTAGCATATTTTTTGGCTCTAAAATTTTATCGATCTCTTCTTTGCTTAGATAGCCTCTCTCTAGGCAGATATCGCCAACTGCTTTACCTGTTTGCAAAGCTTCTTTAGCGATGCTTGCAGATTTTTCGTAACCAATGTATGGGTTAAACGCAGTTACGATACCAACTGAGCCTAGAACTAATTTTAAGCAAGCGTCTGGATTTGCTGTTAGTTTTCTTACAGCTTTTTCAGCTAGTGTTTTCATCGCGTTTTCAAGGATAAATATAGAGTTAAATAATGCATAAGCGATGCCTGGCTCAAATGCATTTAGCTCAAATTCGCCTCTTTCTGAGCAAAGCATGATAGTTACGTCGTTGCCGATTACTTCATAGCACGCTTCGCCTACGACCTCAGCAATAACTGGGTTTACTTTGCCTGGCATGATTGAGCTGCCTGGTTGCATTTGCGGTAAATTTATCTCGCCAAGACCGCATCTTGGGCCTGAATTCATCAAACGAAGGTCATTTGCGATTTTTGAAAGTCTAACAGCTGCAGTTTTTAACGCACCACTTACGTGAACGAAGTCTGCTGTATCTTGTGTAGCTGCTATGAAATCATCAGCTTTTTTGAAATCAACACCAGTGATATCTTTTAACTTTTTAACAACCACATTTTTATAATCAGGATGGCAGTTGATACCTGTACCAATCGCAGTTGCACCCATATTTAGATATGTCATTGATTCGCGTGCAGCTGTGATCTTTTCTATATCGCTCTTAATATAGCTTGCAAATGCGTTAAATGTATTTCCAAGTGTTGTAGGAACTGCGTCCTCAAGCTCAGTTCTACCCATTTTAATGATATCTTTAAAATCTTTTGCTTTTTTTTCAAGTTCGTCTTTTAGTAGATTCATCGCAGCAAGCAAATCAGTAAGTTTTGCGTAAGTTGCTACTTTTATTGAGCTTGGGTAAGTGTCGTTTGTGCTTTGTCCAAGGTTTGTATGATCGTTTGGATGGATGTATTGATACTCACCTTTTTTATGACCCATGCTCTCAAGTGCGATATTTGTAATAACTTCGTTTGCATTCATATTTGTACTTGTTCCAGCACCACCTTGGACCATATCAACCACAAATTGATCTAAAAACTCACCAGCTATTACTCTATCAGCGGCTTTTGCTAGCGTATCAGCGATCTTAGGGTCTAAAACGCCAACCTCTTTATTTGCAAGTGCAGCTGCTTTTTTAATTTGTGCAAATGCTTTTACAAAGTATGGATACTCTTTTAAAGTTCTACCGCTCATGTGAAAATTTTCGGTAGCTCTAAATGTTTGGATACCATAATAAAAATCGTCAGAGATTTCCAACTCACCTATAAAATCGTGTTCTTTTCTGGTTGCCATAACCATTCTCCTTATAAAAAATGTATTAATGAAATTATATAGATATTTAATATTTTAAATATTAATTACTACTTTATTTTTTTAAGCTTTGACTTTTAACCTAGATAAAACGACTTTTGGAGAAAAATTTATAGTAGCTTTT from Campylobacter concisus encodes:
- a CDS encoding response regulator transcription factor, with protein sequence MKILLLEDDLGFQESVCEFLQTLGYEVTAVSDGQEACDLIEKNFYHLFILDIKVPGVNGHEVIKYIRSLNPNAPIMITTSLVDIGDMAIGYELGCNEYLKKPFELAELKFRVTELMRKYYGTDDKNIVKINDEFSFNLNKRALFKNGKMVDLSAKEVALVECLVSHLNSYVSMEELRDLVWNDKEIEGADIRMHVLKIRNKTTSDFITSKRRIGYKIDAQEL
- a CDS encoding 4Fe-4S dicluster domain-containing protein, encoding MKKYMMIHDENLCIGCQGCSVACRSANNVPRGLYRLQVHAKMSGTFPNLKTDFLRQSCVMCEDAPCVEVCPTGASFKTADGVTLLDHRICVSCKYCILACPYDARYVLPNGEIGKCTFCYESRLEEGKEPACVSVCPTNALTFGDVNDENSKISKKLKESKYYLPKAELNTKPSLAMIANTKGAHHE
- a CDS encoding anaerobic C4-dicarboxylate transporter; this translates as MDISLILQLIVLFGAIFLGVRLGGMAIGYAGGIGVVVLTLGLGLKAGSIPWDVILIIMSVIAAITAMQVAGGLDYLVQIAEGILRKHPKYINFLAPVVTYLLTVFAGTGHTAFSMIPVITEVAKTQNIKPSAPLSIAVVASQIAITASPVSAAVVFMAGEHALGGLGISYPLLLAIWIPTTFIGCMLTALVINIFYNLDLSSDKEYQRRLKEGLIKDVKIEEKKELPKGAKLSVLIFLVGVISVVLYATAISKNVGWIKPSYVTGYEKIYETKSPDKFNELVAKDIKVKTDSTTNVKYVEDPDKPTKVLVLTRDNAIMSFMLVIATLITLTCGVKVDKLFNTATFKSGMTACVCVLGVAWLGDTFVVNHTDAIKNFAGDFVKDYPFMLAVALFFASMLLYSQAATAKALIPTVIAALGLTAANNGDAYILVASFAAVSALFVLPTYPTLLGAVQMDDTGTTRIGKYIFNHSFFIPGVLAIAFSVALGFLIAPILL
- the nrfD gene encoding NrfD/PsrC family molybdoenzyme membrane anchor subunit, whose product is MNNMSGSLAQYSEIYWGWPIAVYLFLAGLSAGASIVAVLISKKYGKENYYFKAAALIAPVAIVLGLALLVLDLGKPLSFYWILLLYNFDSVMSIGVALLLVYTPLSVIYALGAFKNEIAMLKISLFDVVANFASKLSNLLEILLFILGIGVGAYTGFLLSAAHKIALWNTSVLPVLFLVSGLSCAGAFTLLVGVLKDKAKRQNDIAHYLLKFDFFAIIAEFLLIVALFMVVKSASTSGAESVANALSANSLGLMFYIGVIGFGMALPIILDLSVLKMHDFKREFAVINALFVICGVFLLRYYIVYAGQIFI
- a CDS encoding sensor histidine kinase, giving the protein MHKSFKVQIIATFVIMSLFCFQSFVILNLSQKNSTSKALFGAMKHETIIKNSFLKNENITPSLNYKFAIYDVNFNPIISNLSRQPSNFKFVTLEENGCLFYKSFFIKDKTPYYIVVEKELDNEKSIFLAALMLLVILVAVLFIVYFLYLSSVKPYKEFQKYMNNFFNDAMHELKTPLGVAGMNLEMLGLENKYITRIKNALKQMQITYEDVEYFIKRGYIKFPLERLNLGDYVKERVKFLSSVADVKHIVVKTNLASDAFTMLSKVEAQRIIDNTITNAIKYSQKESEILINLSFENERIKLSVQDFGKGIKDVKKVWKRYVREDEIQGGFGLGLNIVSEICQKHGITYGVDSVYGEGSTFYYKFKRA
- a CDS encoding aspartate ammonia-lyase, with protein sequence MATRKEHDFIGELEISDDFYYGIQTFRATENFHMSGRTLKEYPYFVKAFAQIKKAAALANKEVGVLDPKIADTLAKAADRVIAGEFLDQFVVDMVQGGAGTSTNMNANEVITNIALESMGHKKGEYQYIHPNDHTNLGQSTNDTYPSSIKVATYAKLTDLLAAMNLLKDELEKKAKDFKDIIKMGRTELEDAVPTTLGNTFNAFASYIKSDIEKITAARESMTYLNMGATAIGTGINCHPDYKNVVVKKLKDITGVDFKKADDFIAATQDTADFVHVSGALKTAAVRLSKIANDLRLMNSGPRCGLGEINLPQMQPGSSIMPGKVNPVIAEVVGEACYEVIGNDVTIMLCSERGEFELNAFEPGIAYALFNSIFILENAMKTLAEKAVRKLTANPDACLKLVLGSVGIVTAFNPYIGYEKSASIAKEALQTGKAVGDICLERGYLSKEEIDKILEPKNMLNPSMVR